The following coding sequences are from one Vulpes vulpes isolate BD-2025 chromosome 12, VulVul3, whole genome shotgun sequence window:
- the HSBP1 gene encoding heat shock factor-binding protein 1, whose product MAETDPKTVQDLTSVVQTLLQQMQDKFQTMSDQIIGRIDDMSSRIDDLEKNIADLMTQAGVEELEGENKIPATPKS is encoded by the exons ATGGCCGAGACGGACCCCAAGACCGTGCAGGATCTCACCTCGGTG GTGCAGACACTCCTGCAGCAGATGCAAGATAAATTTCAGACCATGTCGGACCAGATCATTGGAAGAA TTGATGACATGAGCAGTCGCATTGACGACCTGGAAAAAAACATTGCAGACCTCATGACCCAGGCTGGGGTGGAAGAGCTGGAGGGGGAGAACAAGATCCCTGCCACGCCGAAGAGCTGA